The genomic segment GCACTGCATTTTTTAAGAGATCTTTGATGaatcaaatgttttttatttcattagagGATCTTCAagagttttcgagatatttcactttttgtGAGGTTAGGTTGGATTAACACCGGTCACCTATTGctacaaaaacctggataactcaaaaactactggataaaataatttggaacCAGAAcaacatttttgaagaaatcttTGATCAATCACactttaaatatctttaatagttttcgagatatttcgCTTTTTGTAAACTTAAATTAAGGTTACATTAACATCAGTCATCTCCTGctacaaaaacctggataactCGAAAACTACTAGAtgaatcaatttaaaataaaaacagcatttttaAGAGATCTTTGATGAATCAATTGCTTTTCATTTCATTGGAGCATCTTCAATAGTTTTGAagatttttcactttttgtgaatttaggTTGGATGAACATCAGAAAACTTTTTctacaaaaacctggataactttaaaaatcctggaTGAATTAATTTAGAactaaaacaacattttttaagaaacgtTTGATGAatcaaatgctttttatttcattggaaTAATTTCAATAGTTTTGGAGATAATTCACTTTTTGTGAGGTTAGATTGGATTAAATCAGTCACCTCCTCCCATAAAGACCTTGGATAACTTAATGACAGATTTATTTAAGACTAAAACAACATTACTTAAGAAATTCTTGATcaatcaaatgttttttttttcatttgaatatCTTCCGATTGTTTTGAGATATTTTGCTCTTTGTGAGGTTAGGTTCGATTAATATCAAACACCTCTTCTTATAGAAATCTGGATAACTGAAAAACTTATGGATAGATTAATTTAAGCCCAAAACACTATTTTATGAGAAATCTTGGATGAATcaattgctttttatttcacttaattgtcttcaattattttgttttttgtgagGTTAGGAACAATCATCACCTCCCACAAAAGCCTGGACAACTCAAAAACTCCTGGATAAATTCATTTGAGACCCAGAcgacattttttaagaaatgtttaattaatctcatgctttttgtttcatttgaATATCTTCAattgttttcgagatatttcGCTTTTTGTAAGCTTAAATTAAGGTTACATTAACATCAGTCATCTCCTGTTTCAAAAAATCCAGGTTTTTGAAACTACTGGATGAACTACTTTGGGATCAAGACAACATTTCTTAAGAAACCTTTGATCAATCAAATGCCTTTTGTTTCATTTGAGCATCTtcaatagttttgaaaatattcgataatttatgtcaaaaattgcttttcaactgcctggaataatttattaatttttctcctTCAGTTGGAAGTTGCTACGTAGTTTCTAtagacttcaactgcctggactaaggaaacaaatgaaaattttataatttatttcagacaGTGTTTGGAAAAATACTTTATCTGATCAAAAAGGCTTAATTACaggcaatttttaattaactgaaAGTAAAACATGAATGATTCTAGGCAATTAAAGTCCAACCAATTAGAATCATAGAGAAATTGTTAATTAagaaagttctttttttttttttttttaacccaaGTACTAATATCAAGAGACAAACAATTCTAGTAAACATATtcaataattaacaaataaaactgTGCAAGGGAACATGCAAGGAAACCACCTAGACGAATATGACGCCCTGTAAATTGGAAATTAAGAAGATACAAAGTAATGATGTTACATCTTGCTAAAAAATGTAGAAGCGACCCTTAGCAGGTCATTTTCCAATTCTTGCAAGAttgtattgattttttatacgttttaaaaaaaaaataattaaaagtggATATACCTCTTCGTATTTTTTATCGGCCTCTTCGGCGATCTGTTTGGCTTGCGCCAACTGCTGTTCCAATACAGAGACCCGATCGTCTTCCATGTTCGTCCGGTTTTCCAAAGCTTTGCGTATCCTTTTTTAGCGGCAAATCATACATACATCAACTCAGTTAGTAAAACAACAACGACATTTTGGAGTGTGTTAGATCAAGGTGCTTTAATTGAATGTGACACTTAAAGCACCTTATAACATTAGTAAAGGTATGAAACACactcaaaataaacaaacaaaaaaaatatgttgagatttttataaattcctGTTGAGGTTATTTGACGGAATCAATTTAAGTTTCCCTTCCGAAAATAGAACGATATGAGTAACGCATAATATGGCCAAATTAATAGTCGAAATATGGTGTAATGACGCCACAAGTCGGTGTAAGAATTGGGTTTGTCAACTAACTACGTGTATATGGCGTATTGAATTAACTTTTTGTAATTCTcactaatttaatttacttgatcCTTAACATTTTCTAGGAAACACAATATTATTGAGTTTGGTTGCAACATTAATGGTACTACTTTGAATCGAGTTAGTGTGAGCAAGAACTTGAGAGTAGTGAGGTTCAACTCGCACTATATTTCTATAGCCATTAAAGTATacaaatcttttattaaaaatagtagTTATTAGACTTTATGATATTATAGTGAGACCGCATTttccaagcaacacatcatatattattatggttaaatataattatatttattttttagtaaatttttggttttggtatatttattaaactgtagaatatatgtatacaattctgtttacaaaatggagaaaatattggcatatttaaaaaaagtgacacggattttacatatctagttttcaaactcgattactacaccttaaatatttgataaaatttttatgaaaaatcagtgtttttcaacagcacaacccttacccccccacccaccccaaacatttgcccagtaagaaattcttttgaaaaatcaccgtttttcgtccataacaTCCAacctaatagcactgtttttgtatcaaatatttattaatatacatatatataattatatcaaatttaaatacacaaactgtgttattagattagatattaaggTAGAAACCAGTTGTGTAGTTTTCATGTATATTATTTTGGagaacaatgatttttgaaaacaatttcttactggtaagttatgTGGGGCGGGTGGGGGGCTACGggttgtatttttgaaaaacggttttttttgcagaaaataattacctgagagaaaaatgctttttaagaaaattataggtgataaaaaaattttggtatttttaaagaaagtgcTTAGATCCTTGAAATCAATACAGAATTTTGATTTGAAGTATGtcaaatgcaataaataataatgattcaatTATCTCCGCATTTATAGATTTTGCAAATTGAACAATAGATAGAAAAAGTATATCTTGATTTTCATAACTGttcataaaaatatcaatttattgGAAATCCAATAAACAAAGTACAGTTTTATTATCAAGTATAGAGacacagtgaccgcctaaagttccgcataaattcgataaaaattagagacatgattttttgagaaaacgctcggacccgtcgatttttattttaagttgcgcactatttcacataaatttttgtacacagggtggaagaaaaaaaagatatgacgtcatcaatcatttttttaaatggaatgctatattttttattgcatttatgaaatataggcgaaattccaagcaagtttcgtttaatacaccttatctcaaaactctactgttttagaaatatttacatttaaccaacaagaaagcaagtaactacgtctatttacaaattaagataaaatggaggataaaatgttataaactgtgaaaactcttattaatgtatcaagtgttcaaactgaaccccatttacttcttgacAGAAAGCAAGatggtttacaaactcatgtaaaaccgtatcaattatttcgggtgagaTACGtttaatttcatatctaattcttctacgttgtttggcttcttacttttcaggtacccccatagaaaatggtcgcagggatttaggtctggtgacctggccggccactctattggccctcttcgtcctatccatcttcctgggaacacacatcgtctgggtatagggcagccaaagcagggataagatcttcttgaagaaaattcaaatagcgttgtcctgttaagttttctagccctattattactttatttttcacggtaccagcccaaacattcatATAGATTTatggtactgtgtatgagcctcagttgcccgataattttgccgatttacgacaccgtttaaacaaaaagttacttcatccgaaaacaaaactcgtaacacaaactgacggttattattgcaaatgttcatcatttgctcgcaaaattggtttcttcgatcaggatcgtcctcttttaattcgtgtattagtctaattttataagggtggtattcatttgcttttaagatgcgtcttactgacgttccggctatattattagcTACTGAAcgaatttgtgaagttgcattgtttggattttcttcgacggagagcagaatgtttaattttattccttcagaaatttttggacgacctgatcttggcaatgacttgaagttatgaatttatgctctattctactaactgttgttTCTATTCAACTCTGCAAACTATAAAGTTTAACTATTTTAGAAatcaaattaactttttataattttcgctaatttgaatttctttaatacattaaaaGTATGGAACTTGAAAAGTGTTTCATTTTGGACCTTGTGTTAAAAAAGTGACAAGTGAACTATACTCTCCATTAAACCCACAGACAGAATATGGTATGACGTATCATTCATAGCAATATATGTACCAAGGAAGGGACTAAAGatactttttatgaaataaacattAAGTGAAATACCAAGGATCGAAATtatcttttttagaaattccagttaatttttaatattgtttattcaaaatgccAAGTTACGGTTTTGAGTGTCCATCATCGCTGCTcgatctcttaatttttttctactttaaaaaattatagaaaaaacgACCATCCAACGTTtcattttataaagaaaacatCATCAAGATCCTTTCTTTTTCAATGGAATACTTGGGTTTATCTCTGACTGTATATGAGTTAGACAGTCTGTATAAACCTTTATAAAAATCTCAACAAATTGCAGTTTGAGGGGTGTGAATGAGTGAATACCTTTCGCTTTCGTCGGCCGCTTGTGAGGCCTCGGCCAATTTGGCGGTGGCCGTGGCCAGACGCTCCTCGGAACGTTCCAGGTCCTCTTCCAAGAGCTGGATGCGACGGTTCAGGGCGGCCACTTCGGATTCGgcctggaataaaagaaaacatcatCGTAAATTGGATTATTTAGAGCCGCCGAACCcaacattttgttaaatttaatacaaaagaagacacatttttttttgtattgttctGCATGAGAACTTAAACGCACATTATTACGCAATAGAGTAAGTACCTACTAATAGTATTTTATTCAAATGGGTTATATGTACTACATGGGTTATTGGTCTTTTATTATGCATGCCCTCTGGAGTTTAACAATTCGTTCGGCAGGAAGGAAGTACGCTAGATTTAAGCCcaataatattcataaattttaattgtcaATGGCAATAAATGGGTTTGACAACtaagaaaaaatgattttatttaattgaaattgtGGTTCTTACGGGTGACCTTAAAAGAACTTAACTGATTTCTTACAAGCAGTTCTCTCTCCCCCTCTCCTGCTCTGTAACTGTCCAGAACGATAAATTCTTTCTTTATTAACACTAAATTTGATCAAATTTGACACAAATATACATGTAGCACTTTCTTCCTGCATTGTGGctatatacttttaaaaaaaaaatattttttttttgtaaataatccTCCCACTTAATGATGAACTGTACCGAATATTAGGCAACTCTTTTGAAATTCTTTCCATTTTTATGCAACCATGACGCATAAAATTTAATCTAAAGTTTGCACTTATTAAATGAGTCATTTTGTCAATAAAATGGCATTCCACATTTTACTGCTGCTCAATTGATTCAAGAATTAATAGTCCTTAAATTatcttgcattaaaaaaaaactgctaaaTGTGTTAgctcatatttaatattaaaaagaaaaaaaaatgaatttgtctGTAAATAAAGAGTGTGGGCTTGCTTGACCTTAGCCTTTGCATAATCATACAGAATTTTTGAATGATTGTTAAATAACTGAGCCATAACACACTAAAACAATTTCTCAGTGTTTTAtgaatatacttaaaatttgtatccagcgcaaaaaatcttggcttaACTATCGACGAAGATCTCAGATTTAGTGCACACGTTCAgaatataacaagaaaaagcTTCTGTGcgctgaaattattattataattatatattaataatcgGCACATTCTTAACTACtcgttgaaaaaaagtttatgcgaCACATTAGTACTCTCACATTTCAACTATGGTGACTTTATATACGATCCATGTGTTACTGCtctcaataaacaaaaaatacaaagggtACAGAACGCATGCTGTCGATTGATATACGGAATCAGGAAGCATGACCATATTACTCATAAAATTGTAGAATCTAACTGGCTAAATATGGAAAGCCGTAGAAAActacatctttcaaattttgtgcATAAGCTTCTCAATACCACTAACACCTcgaatactcttaaaaataaatttctgccaaggacaagcatgcatggacaaaatattagaaacaaaaattaattctccATCCCATTACATAAAACATCTATGTATAAAAgatccttttcatataatgcAATCACCCTATATAATTCCATACctgataattataaaatatttaatattaacaaatttaaatacaaaatgcgtttgtttttatttaatcaacaaactcaccatgaataaaaaaggattttttttcattcttactaaagacaaaaagacacttaaaatgagcatgttgaggcaatacttaataaaaaaaaaaaggataaataataaaaaatgggaGAATAATCAGGAAAAGTGTATCTGACTTGTGTAATAAACcaaccttataatatatttgaagaatttataaacaggTATTGGCATTGTATGCTGAACTGGACTaggctttgaaattatttcaaaatataactatGGATATGGATGAACTATGGATggataactattttttaaagaaaatctctacCTGCTACTGGATAAAGCTATAGTACCTATAGTACAGTCTCTTGTATCGCACAGTTTGTCgttgtgtataataattctttaagtaacttttttttctttctacaaTGTGTGCGTACATTTAAAGAGCTGTTCGCTAATACGttgcatgatattgttttattttcacttcaGAGGGATTAGGTAGGTTAAGTAAGAGTAGCCACATGGCTAGACTTTGCCTCTCTTATATCCCTATAGAAATGTATGTATGATCATcacaactgtaaattatttgtttgctaaataaaagacgtttattattattattattattacttaatgtGTATCAGACTAATGCCAAGAATATCTTGAAATAATATTGCATAGAAAAAATTCATGGCTATCCTCCTTGAATATTACTCATTTATATCTCCTATCTGAAAGATCATTCCCAGTTTGTTGAATTCAATGGCTTTAAGTCGAATTGTTACTGAGTGGTGCCCCTTAAGGAAGCTATCTTGCcccattaattttttctatatttgtcAATGATATCACTGCTACTGGTATGTCTGAGTGTCTTATTTGcagatgaattaaaaatatttcacataaTAGAATTTTCAAAGGATTGTAATCTATTGCAAAGAAACATTGATGCACAATAAATAAACTGCTGTGCATGAAATTAAGCACAGTTATAAGTTAGGTAATACTCCCTAGAAAATGTCGACTCTATGAGAGATCTAGGGATCACAACAAACTGATATTAAACAAACACATGAAGTTGTTAAGTCTACCTTGAAAAGACATCAGAtcaacaagaaaatttaaaagattggtTAGTCTTGGTAATTTGTATAATGGCCTACTTTCTTTCAGAGAAACTTGCCGTGGTACTTTTAGACCTAACTATAATAATTAACATCTATATCttaaagtacataaaaatctttccaaCCACATGAgcacttaatttttataaaactcgaaatgcagataaattatatatattttttacctgGATGTCAAGGGTACAGGATGGTCTGAAAATTACatctcttaaaatgtttaattatctTTCATGTAGAATAAAGAGAGCTTAGACTTTTTCAACTTTTAACTCTTAGGACCATGTTAGCTGAGTATCCTTTTTACTTCTTGAGTTCTTTACCTgtagatttattgactaaatttgtttcctttcatatttttgtaattttactatttttattagcattgtagttttttgttgacaattcctatacattgttatgatgtcgatggaaataaatgaattgatttaatttgaataaagtttaaaatactttatGCAGCAATGGTGTAATTCCCCAACTCTAATATGCACATAGACAGACCAGAAAATGTTCAGCACAGATTTTTGAAGTATCTATGCttcaaaattaatgaaatataccTTCAACGGAGGTATGAGCATAAACtacttttacaaatattaaattttttacctgTGAGGCACTGCGCTATTCTGAGCAGcccacttttttttatttaaactatgcaaatataaaattgatgCACCTTAACTTTTTTGTTCCACCTATACACTCTAGAAAACacctttgtttttatttagaaaatagaccTATACTAACTTAGCAAGAAATGCACCTTTATATGGAGcttgtttaatattttacacagcAATAATGATATTGACCTGTTCAATGGCACTATAGGTAAATtcaaacacactttataatcactaaatatttctatatattatatagactCTCCATTTAATTCTCTTTTGCCTGTAGAATATTCTGAAGTTGTGAGCTTCAAATTTCAGCTGTTTTTGATCTGATTTGAATTTTGGTAGACTGGCAAGTCTTATAAATTACTCTAGACAAGTCTTTTAATGACATTCTGTCCTGTCCTGTACTACTTTGAATTTGGATATTATGACTCATTTGGTCTTCGACTTCTAAGAATTCTAATATTCCTGCTTAAATAATAAGAGGTTATGTATCTAATAAAGCAGCAACTTGATCTTATAAATGATTAAGCAAGTACAGTTATCAGGAATTTATCAAgcaaaattattgtaatttaccTCGTAAAACAAGAACCGTATATTTGCATGAATAAAACAGGTGTGGTGAGtgcaaaaaattgattttttttttttaaatgttgttttggcATAAAAGACCCTTTTAAGGCTTAGGACGTGGCGAAAAACAATCGAAAATGTCACTCACTTCCTCCCTCCTGATCAGCTCCACTTGGAACCTCTTATTATACTCGTCGCACTCGTCCTTGTACCGTTCCATCTCTTCCTTGGTCTGTCTCATTTTCTTTTTGAGCACGTCCAAGAGGGACCCTTGTTGGATGTTCGAGGTCATTGTCGCGTTGTTTTATTTGAGGTTTAGCGAGTCACTTAACCAAAAGCACAACCACGCGAGTATTCGGATTAATTTTACCTCTCGACGAAGAAGAACAAGaggatgaaaattaacaaaaaaaaattacggaaTCGTGACGAACGGTGTCTACGATACGGCGACTGGTGGTTATACGGACTGGGCGAGTCACCGGCACAAGATGGCGGACAACGACGCCTGCGTAACGACGACATATGAATGGGGAACGGATTACGACGTTGCCGTACTGACGTTAATTTCCTTAATATACAGTAGAAATTACACGAAGAATTGCACCAACGTGGGAAGAtggcatatacagggtgtctctaAAAGGGCTCCTAGGATATATTGctgatgttaaaatattttggacataataattggacacctatttcagcgtttatCGAGATTTGtacaagagaaaaaaaaatacaggaaaagaaatttgagaaaatgtccataacttaaaaaattgatcgaatacaatttggaaaatttgtacaaatattctatgaaaaatttggttggacacctatttcagcgtttttcaaaatttgtacaagattttgaaaaaaaaaaatttttggaaaaaattcatCGAATACCTATTACTAGAGAACTTGTCTTGTGTATAAATATAAGACCCTCTCAGAacgaatatttataaaaattctctCTCTTCAGAAAATGCAactgcaactgcctggaataatcagTAAATTTTTcccttattccaggcaattgaagccaaTTTAACCTCACAAAACTCAAATATGTCTTTTTTAATTCATGATGCCCtcgtaataaaatttaatatttcacaaTTAGAGTGCTCTTGTTGCAACAGTGACGCGACTGATGACAACTACTGTCAACACGTCAATAGTAAATCCTGCAGTAGTAATAAAACTTAGTCAAACTTAAcgaaatgttattattatttcacCATTGCAacataatatttcttataattattataaggcaCTCGTTGCTTTATAAAAGTGGCAACGTCGCACAGACGTCATGCATCCAATTCAGAGGCGAGGCAGTAGTGGCaccaaatttaaaagaattttattccTTTATTCAATGAATTTTTCAATTAGATAGATACTCggtaatttgttaataaatatgataattattatacataatcTTGACATTACAATAGGATAGTTACTAATGTACTAGAGTGATAAGGTTACGGTGGATCAAAAATTGCCTGTATAGTACCACGAATGTGATTTTCTttcagataataaaaaaatatcgaaataagTATGGCTCATTGccactttataaaataaataagattacTTAGTATTTATTGGCttgataagatttttttttgtgacgcaaaaaattaattatgaatcACGACCTTAaggatattttataaattagtcAAAAGAAGGAATAATACGGAAAATTCAGTGTACAAATGGttgtttgcttttttatttatccaatataaatttatttaattaattatgtttgAGACAATTAAGGAGAAATAATTGATGGTATTATAGAAATATTCTATTCCTATCATAACATCAAAAtagtattaaatgaaaatatcctgGTATTATATAAATGATTCTATATAGTTCAAACTAAGGGAAATCTGTActtctttgaaaattattgtttCAAGTTAGGTTAGATTAAAAGTGTCGTGCGTGACATTGCTGTGAGTTTATTGCCAATAAGATTTGTTCCAACTCGAAGTTGACCAATTTAAAACCTACCTAAAAAAGGGCCCTAAATGTGCCAATTTTTTGTCGATTTCGATGAAATTAGGTTTAAAGTAAAGGGTTTTTAATGGAGAACAAAAAAGgtttctatgaaaattttgttaaatctaatggtttttgaatgaaaatattaggaaaatatacAGGTTTTGAATGTATATATTTGTTCCAAGTCGAGGTTGgccaatattccaaaaaaattgccgtaaatttgccagttttgACCCGATTTTCATGAAGTTTGATTTAAATGGAGAAGTTTTTAGTTGGGGACAAAAAAGGTCTTTAtgaaaatgttgataaaattagtagtttttaaataaatttgttccaaCTCCAGGTTGACCAATTTTCCTAAACAATGGCCGTAAATGTGCCAATTTTTGGTCGATTTCGattaaattaggtttaaaataaaagattttttatggAGAACAAAAAAGGTctctatgaaaattttgataaaactaaaggtttttgaatgaaaatattaagaaaatgaatagtttttgaatgtATTTGTTTGAAGTCAAGGTTGgccaatattccaaaaaaaatggtcGTAAATATGCCAATTTTGATCCGATTTTCATGAAGTTTGATTTAAATGGAGAAGTTTTTAATTGGGAACAAAAAAGGTccttttgaaaatgttgataaaattagtagtttttaaataaatttgttccaaCTCGAGGTTGACCAATTTTCCTTAACAATGGCTATAGATGTGCCAATTTTGGCCCGATTTCGATgaaatttatcttaaattcaacaatttttaattagataaaaaaacttCTATGTGAAAATgttaggaaaaaagttttggttgtcACGTAACCCTAAAACTCAATATatcaaaaactttcaaaaaattaataattataccctaaGCCAAACCCAAATTTGATTGAAATCGAGCAAATACcaatcaagtttaaaaaaaaaataaattacacacataaaataataatatccaTTAAATCccttaaattggattttttttttatcattaggacccactgtattgttatttttgtttagcaaaatgccttggatataattgaaataatacA from the Anthonomus grandis grandis chromosome 10, icAntGran1.3, whole genome shotgun sequence genome contains:
- the LOC126741524 gene encoding tropomyosin-1, isoforms 9A/A/B isoform X15: MTSNIQQGSLLDVLKKKMRQTKEEMERYKDECDEYNKRFQVELIRREEAESEVAALNRRIQLLEEDLERSEERLATATAKLAEASQAADESERIRKALENRTNMEDDRVSVLEQQLAQAKQIAEEADKKYEEVARKLVLMEQDLERAEERAEVAESKIVELEEELRVVGNNLKSLEVSEEKAAVTREHSEDKIRIISDKLREAEARAEFAERSVQKLQKEVDRLEDDLLAEKDKNKILADEMEATLHDIQNM
- the LOC126741524 gene encoding tropomyosin-1, isoforms 9A/A/B isoform X14 gives rise to the protein MTSNIQQGSLLDVLKKKMRQTKEEMERYKDECDEYNKRFQVELIRREEAESEVAALNRRIQLLEEDLERSEERLATATAKLAEASQAADESERIRKALENRTNMEDDRVSVLEQQLAQAKQIAEEADKKYEEVARKLVLMEQDLERAEERAEVAESKIVELEEELRVVGNNLKSLEVSEEKANQREEEYKNQIKNLTTRLKEAEARAEFAERSVQKLQKEVDRLEDDLLAEKDKNKILADEMEATLHDIQNM